In one window of Arachis ipaensis cultivar K30076 chromosome B06, Araip1.1, whole genome shotgun sequence DNA:
- the LOC107645240 gene encoding phospholipase A1-Igamma2, chloroplastic isoform X1: protein MATTPISNMVVTLEAKNPPKLQAAPAPSSSSHTLVTTTRKPSIMTCKAISTQLKPERPMPPKQEQLDISSIWRKLHGEDKWAGLLDPLDPGLRLEIIRYGEMAQATYDSFDYDPYSKYCGSCRYPHEKLFEYLDMTHMGYTVSRYIYATANVSLPSFFKRSRFPHKMWSDRANWAGYIAVSDDQTSKRLGRRDIAIAWRGTVTHTEWLADLTNYLRPLSPEIPCGDQGVKVEAGFMDLYTDKSPQCRFCKYSARHQILSEVRKLVEKYEDEEVSITITGHSLGSALAVLSAFDLAETGLNVKKDGSGIHISVITFAGPRVGNWRFKQRLELDHGVKVLRVVNTHDIVPKSPGFIINESSPEWVYRLFKWLPWSYAHVGVQLELNHRDSPDLNPNGDASCAHNLEAYLHLIDGYQGSNLGFKSATGRDVALVNKSCDFVKDKHSVPPVWWQDMNKGLVRSSDGLWRQPERPRHVDHPEDIDHHLNQLGLLQSQS, encoded by the exons ATGGCCACCACTCCAATCTCAAACATGGTGGTTACCTTGGAAGCCAAGAATCCCCCTAAACTACAAGCAGCACCAGCACCATCTTCATCATCTCACACCCTAGTCACCACCACAAGAAAACCCAGCATCATGACATGCAAAGCCATAAGCACCCAACTCAAACCAGAGCGACCAATGCCCCCGAAACAAGAACAACTCGACATATCATCCATATGGCGAAAGCTCCACGGCGAGGACAAGTGGGCCGGGCTTCTTGACCCGTTGGACCCTGGCTTGCGGCTTGAGATCATCCGGTACGGCGAAATGGCACAGGCCACGTATGATTCCTTCGACTACGACCCATACTCCAAGTATTGTGGAAGCTGCAGGTACCCACATGAGAAGCTGTTCGAGTACCTTGACATGACGCACATGGGATACACCGTTTCACGCTACATCTACGCGACGGCCAACGTCAGCCTGCCCAGCTTCTTCAAGAGGTCCAGGTTCCCTCACAAGATGTGGAGCGACAGGGCCAACTGGGCCGGCTACATCGCCGTTTCCGACGACCAAACCAGCAAGAGATTGGGGAGGAGGGACATAGCCATTGCGTGGAGGGGGACGGTGACGCACACCGAGTGGCTGGCGGATCTCACGAACTACTTGAGGCCTTTATCTCCGGAGATTCCTTGCGGCGATCAAGGGGTGAAGGTGGAGGCGGGCTTCATGGATCTTTACACTGATAAGTCCCCGCAGTGCCGTTTCTGCAAATACTCTGCCAGACACCAG ATCCTTTCGGAGGTGAGGAAGTTGGTTGAGAAGTACGAAGACGAGGAAGTCTCGATCACCATCACCGGCCACAGCTTGGGCAGCGCGTTGGCCGTACTGAGCGCCTTTGACTTGGCAGAAACTGGCTTAAACGTCAAGAAAGACGGCAGCGGCATCCACATCTCCGTGATCACGTTCGCCGGTCCGAGGGTGGGAAACTGGAGGTTCAAGCAGAGGCTGGAGTTGGATCACGGCGTGAAGGTGCTTAGGGTTGTGAACACTCACGACATTGTTCCGAAGTCGCCGGGGTTCATCATCAACGAGAGCTCGCCGGAGTGGGTGTACAGGCTGTTCAAGTGGTTGCCTTGGAGCTACGCTCACGTTGGGGTGCAGCTGGAGTTGAACCACCGGGACTCACCTGATTTGAACCCTAATGGTGATGCTTCTTGTGCTCATAACTTGGAGGCTTATTTGCATCTCATTGATGG ATACCAAGGAAGCAACCTTGGATTTAAGTCAGCGACTGGGAGGGACGTTGCATTGGTGAACAAGAGCTGTGATTTTGTAAAAGACAAACACTCAGTGCCACCGGTGTGGTGGCAGGACATGAACAAGGGCTTGGTCAGGAGTTCGGATGGTCTCTGGAGGCAGCCGGAGCGCCCAAGGCACGTCGACCACCCGGAAGATATTGATCACCATCTCAACCAACTAGGCCTCCTTCAATCCCAATCTTGA
- the LOC107645240 gene encoding phospholipase A1-Igamma2, chloroplastic isoform X2, giving the protein MATTPISNMVVTLEAKNPPKLQAAPAPSSSSHTLVTTTRKPSIMTCKAISTQLKPERPMPPKQEQLDISSIWRKLHGEDKWAGLLDPLDPGLRLEIIRYGEMAQATYDSFDYDPYSKYCGSCRYPHEKLFEYLDMTHMGYTVSRYIYATANVSLPSFFKRSRFPHKMWSDRANWAGYIAVSDDQTSKRLGRRDIAIAWRGTVTHTEWLADLTNYLRPLSPEIPCGDQGVKVEAGFMDLYTDKSPQCRFCKYSARHQILSEVRKLVEKYEDEEVSITITGHSLGSALAVLSAFDLAETGLNVKKDGSGIHISVITFAGPRVGNWRFKQRLELDHGVKVLRVVNTHDIVPKSPGFIINESSPEWVYRLFKWLPWSYAHVGVQLELNHRDSPDLNPNGDASCAHNLEAYLHLIDGLVIYFILNCFNYFC; this is encoded by the exons ATGGCCACCACTCCAATCTCAAACATGGTGGTTACCTTGGAAGCCAAGAATCCCCCTAAACTACAAGCAGCACCAGCACCATCTTCATCATCTCACACCCTAGTCACCACCACAAGAAAACCCAGCATCATGACATGCAAAGCCATAAGCACCCAACTCAAACCAGAGCGACCAATGCCCCCGAAACAAGAACAACTCGACATATCATCCATATGGCGAAAGCTCCACGGCGAGGACAAGTGGGCCGGGCTTCTTGACCCGTTGGACCCTGGCTTGCGGCTTGAGATCATCCGGTACGGCGAAATGGCACAGGCCACGTATGATTCCTTCGACTACGACCCATACTCCAAGTATTGTGGAAGCTGCAGGTACCCACATGAGAAGCTGTTCGAGTACCTTGACATGACGCACATGGGATACACCGTTTCACGCTACATCTACGCGACGGCCAACGTCAGCCTGCCCAGCTTCTTCAAGAGGTCCAGGTTCCCTCACAAGATGTGGAGCGACAGGGCCAACTGGGCCGGCTACATCGCCGTTTCCGACGACCAAACCAGCAAGAGATTGGGGAGGAGGGACATAGCCATTGCGTGGAGGGGGACGGTGACGCACACCGAGTGGCTGGCGGATCTCACGAACTACTTGAGGCCTTTATCTCCGGAGATTCCTTGCGGCGATCAAGGGGTGAAGGTGGAGGCGGGCTTCATGGATCTTTACACTGATAAGTCCCCGCAGTGCCGTTTCTGCAAATACTCTGCCAGACACCAG ATCCTTTCGGAGGTGAGGAAGTTGGTTGAGAAGTACGAAGACGAGGAAGTCTCGATCACCATCACCGGCCACAGCTTGGGCAGCGCGTTGGCCGTACTGAGCGCCTTTGACTTGGCAGAAACTGGCTTAAACGTCAAGAAAGACGGCAGCGGCATCCACATCTCCGTGATCACGTTCGCCGGTCCGAGGGTGGGAAACTGGAGGTTCAAGCAGAGGCTGGAGTTGGATCACGGCGTGAAGGTGCTTAGGGTTGTGAACACTCACGACATTGTTCCGAAGTCGCCGGGGTTCATCATCAACGAGAGCTCGCCGGAGTGGGTGTACAGGCTGTTCAAGTGGTTGCCTTGGAGCTACGCTCACGTTGGGGTGCAGCTGGAGTTGAACCACCGGGACTCACCTGATTTGAACCCTAATGGTGATGCTTCTTGTGCTCATAACTTGGAGGCTTATTTGCATCTCATTGATGGGTTAGTAATTTACTTCATTCTTAATtgctttaattacttttgttaa
- the LOC107645240 gene encoding phospholipase A1-Igamma2, chloroplastic isoform X3 — protein MATTPISNMVVTLEAKNPPKLQAAPAPSSSSHTLVTTTRKPSIMTCKAISTQLKPERPMPPKQEQLDISSIWRKLHGEDKWAGLLDPLDPGLRLEIIRYGEMAQATYDSFDYDPYSKYCGSCRYPHEKLFEYLDMTHMGYTVSRYIYATANVSLPSFFKRSRFPHKMWSDRANWAGYIAVSDDQTSKRLGRRDIAIAWRGTVTHTEWLADLTNYLRPLSPEIPCGDQGVKVEAGFMDLYTDKSPQCRFCKYSARHQILSEVRKLVEKYEDEEVSITITGHSLGSALAVLSAFDLAETGLNVKKDGSGIHISVITFAGPRVGNWRFKQRLELDHGVKVLRVVNTHDIVPKSPGFIINESSPEWVYRLFKWLPWSYAHVGVQLELNHRDSPDLNPNGDASCAHNLEAYLHLIDG, from the exons ATGGCCACCACTCCAATCTCAAACATGGTGGTTACCTTGGAAGCCAAGAATCCCCCTAAACTACAAGCAGCACCAGCACCATCTTCATCATCTCACACCCTAGTCACCACCACAAGAAAACCCAGCATCATGACATGCAAAGCCATAAGCACCCAACTCAAACCAGAGCGACCAATGCCCCCGAAACAAGAACAACTCGACATATCATCCATATGGCGAAAGCTCCACGGCGAGGACAAGTGGGCCGGGCTTCTTGACCCGTTGGACCCTGGCTTGCGGCTTGAGATCATCCGGTACGGCGAAATGGCACAGGCCACGTATGATTCCTTCGACTACGACCCATACTCCAAGTATTGTGGAAGCTGCAGGTACCCACATGAGAAGCTGTTCGAGTACCTTGACATGACGCACATGGGATACACCGTTTCACGCTACATCTACGCGACGGCCAACGTCAGCCTGCCCAGCTTCTTCAAGAGGTCCAGGTTCCCTCACAAGATGTGGAGCGACAGGGCCAACTGGGCCGGCTACATCGCCGTTTCCGACGACCAAACCAGCAAGAGATTGGGGAGGAGGGACATAGCCATTGCGTGGAGGGGGACGGTGACGCACACCGAGTGGCTGGCGGATCTCACGAACTACTTGAGGCCTTTATCTCCGGAGATTCCTTGCGGCGATCAAGGGGTGAAGGTGGAGGCGGGCTTCATGGATCTTTACACTGATAAGTCCCCGCAGTGCCGTTTCTGCAAATACTCTGCCAGACACCAG ATCCTTTCGGAGGTGAGGAAGTTGGTTGAGAAGTACGAAGACGAGGAAGTCTCGATCACCATCACCGGCCACAGCTTGGGCAGCGCGTTGGCCGTACTGAGCGCCTTTGACTTGGCAGAAACTGGCTTAAACGTCAAGAAAGACGGCAGCGGCATCCACATCTCCGTGATCACGTTCGCCGGTCCGAGGGTGGGAAACTGGAGGTTCAAGCAGAGGCTGGAGTTGGATCACGGCGTGAAGGTGCTTAGGGTTGTGAACACTCACGACATTGTTCCGAAGTCGCCGGGGTTCATCATCAACGAGAGCTCGCCGGAGTGGGTGTACAGGCTGTTCAAGTGGTTGCCTTGGAGCTACGCTCACGTTGGGGTGCAGCTGGAGTTGAACCACCGGGACTCACCTGATTTGAACCCTAATGGTGATGCTTCTTGTGCTCATAACTTGGAGGCTTATTTGCATCTCATTGATGG GTGA